In one window of Nocardia brasiliensis DNA:
- a CDS encoding molybdopterin oxidoreductase family protein: MGATTIARQCTLCEAHCGILVTTENERVTRIEGNPDDVLSRGYICPKATAMGGLHHDPDRLRTPVKRVGSRFEPIGWDEAFREIGQRLRAVRHEHGPSAIGMYLGNPAAHSSSVIYGALLRAVLLTRNFYSASSIDQFPQEFVAWRMFGSNVLMPVVDIDRTERLVILGANPAVSNGSITTMPNAKQRIREVRRRGGKVVVIDPRRTETARLADQHVAVSPGGDVYLLLAMLHVLVRENLCDERAIRAQCTGWDELRGLVAEATPELLAPHAGVDARIIRELAREHAAAGSAVLYARIGVCQQVTGTLTHWLVNAINAVTGNLDRAGGQMFATPPIDAARFAKYLPVGYGAWTDRSGTYKSFRTELPVAALADEILDPGAGQIRAMITYAGNPVLSTPQRGRLGAALDSLEFYVAIDMYITETTKHADIILPPISPLEREDVNILFPVFSVRNNLRYDARVFEPPAEGLEDWQILARMITEVVPLPARRFTGRVLTGVFEQFSPLRIATVGVATGPYGVLRRGRKGLTVGKARAAVGGIDLGPLTPRLRTLIGTRDRKVRLAPADFLTAAGALLADARRGHTLTSPADGYDLKLIGRRHLRSNNSWLHNVPAMVKGRDRCTALMHPDDATARGLVDGAPVTVSSPTGAIVVPLEVSDDIRAGTIAIPHGWGHGEPGVGWTVAASSPGANVNLLHDPALTDPFSGTSAVNNTWVTVTAASQDAAGAVEKADVASA, encoded by the coding sequence ATGGGTGCTACCACGATCGCCCGGCAGTGCACGTTGTGCGAGGCACATTGCGGAATTCTGGTCACCACCGAGAACGAGCGGGTGACCCGGATCGAGGGCAATCCCGACGACGTCCTCTCGCGGGGATACATCTGTCCCAAGGCGACCGCGATGGGCGGGCTGCACCACGATCCCGATCGGCTGCGGACCCCGGTGAAACGGGTCGGTTCGCGTTTCGAGCCGATCGGGTGGGACGAGGCGTTCCGGGAGATCGGGCAGCGGCTGCGCGCGGTGCGCCACGAGCACGGGCCCAGCGCGATCGGGATGTACCTGGGCAATCCGGCCGCGCACAGTTCCTCGGTGATCTACGGGGCGCTGCTGCGCGCGGTGCTGTTGACCAGGAACTTCTATTCGGCGTCGTCGATCGACCAGTTCCCGCAGGAGTTCGTGGCGTGGCGGATGTTCGGGTCGAACGTGCTGATGCCGGTGGTCGATATCGATCGGACCGAGCGGCTGGTGATTCTCGGCGCCAATCCGGCGGTGTCGAACGGGTCGATCACCACGATGCCCAACGCCAAACAGCGGATTCGGGAGGTGCGCAGGCGCGGCGGAAAGGTGGTGGTCATTGACCCGCGCCGGACCGAGACCGCCCGCCTGGCCGACCAGCATGTGGCGGTGAGTCCCGGCGGCGACGTGTATCTGCTGTTGGCGATGCTGCATGTGCTGGTGCGCGAGAACCTGTGCGACGAGCGCGCGATTCGGGCCCAGTGCACCGGCTGGGACGAGCTGCGCGGGTTGGTCGCCGAGGCGACGCCGGAGCTGCTGGCGCCGCACGCGGGTGTGGACGCGCGGATCATTCGTGAGCTGGCGCGCGAGCACGCCGCGGCGGGTTCGGCGGTGCTGTACGCGCGCATCGGGGTCTGCCAGCAGGTGACGGGCACGCTCACGCACTGGCTGGTGAACGCGATCAACGCGGTCACCGGGAATCTGGACCGTGCGGGCGGGCAGATGTTCGCGACCCCGCCGATCGATGCGGCACGGTTCGCGAAGTATCTGCCCGTCGGGTACGGAGCGTGGACCGACCGGTCCGGGACCTACAAGTCGTTCCGCACCGAGTTGCCGGTCGCGGCGCTGGCCGACGAGATCCTCGACCCTGGTGCCGGGCAGATCCGCGCGATGATCACCTACGCGGGTAACCCGGTGCTGTCGACACCGCAGCGGGGCAGGCTCGGCGCCGCGCTGGACTCGCTGGAGTTCTATGTCGCCATCGACATGTACATCACCGAGACGACCAAACATGCCGACATCATCCTGCCGCCGATCTCGCCGCTGGAACGCGAGGACGTCAACATCCTGTTCCCGGTGTTCAGTGTGCGTAACAACCTGCGCTATGACGCGCGGGTGTTCGAGCCGCCCGCCGAGGGGTTGGAGGATTGGCAGATCTTGGCGCGGATGATCACCGAGGTGGTCCCGTTGCCCGCGCGCCGGTTCACCGGGCGAGTGCTCACCGGTGTGTTCGAGCAGTTCAGTCCGTTGCGCATCGCGACCGTCGGTGTCGCGACCGGCCCGTACGGTGTGCTGCGGCGTGGGCGCAAGGGGTTGACCGTCGGGAAGGCGCGGGCGGCGGTGGGCGGGATCGACCTGGGTCCGTTGACGCCGCGGTTGCGTACGTTGATCGGGACCAGGGACCGCAAGGTGCGTCTCGCGCCCGCGGATTTCCTTACCGCGGCCGGTGCTCTGCTCGCCGACGCGCGGCGCGGTCACACCTTGACCAGTCCGGCCGACGGCTACGACCTCAAGCTGATCGGGCGCAGGCATCTGCGCAGCAACAACTCCTGGCTGCACAACGTGCCTGCCATGGTGAAGGGCCGCGACCGCTGCACCGCGCTCATGCATCCCGATGACGCGACCGCGCGCGGCCTGGTCGACGGCGCGCCGGTCACGGTCAGCTCACCCACTGGCGCCATCGTGGTGCCGCTCGAGGTCAGCGACGACATTCGGGCGGGCACGATCGCCATCCCGCACGGGTGGGGTCACGGCGAGCCCGGTGTCGGCTGGACGGTCGCGGCGTCCTCCCCCGGCGCCAACGTCAACCTACTGCACGATCCCGCCCTCACCGATCCGTTCTCCGGCACCTCCGCGGTCAACAACACCTGGGTGACCGTCACGGCGGCGAGCCAGGATGCTGCGGGCGCGGTCGAGAAGGCGGACGTCGCGTCCGCGTGA
- a CDS encoding TetR/AcrR family transcriptional regulator: MVEGAIDSLRVHGASATSVDRVLASTGAPRGSVYHHFPGGRTELINEAVVAAGTVMSEYIERLTLDHDPTSALAQFADMWRHTLLDSDFRAGCPVFAAAVETNDDAPEFARAAAESFDRWQRALAGMLVRDGIPEARAARLATLTVTSFEGAIALCRARHSLTPLDDIVEELHALLVSIRPSAPDA; the protein is encoded by the coding sequence ATGGTCGAAGGGGCGATCGACTCGCTGCGGGTGCACGGGGCCAGTGCGACGAGTGTGGATCGGGTGCTCGCGAGCACGGGCGCGCCGCGTGGGTCGGTGTATCACCACTTTCCCGGCGGACGCACCGAACTGATCAACGAGGCGGTGGTGGCGGCGGGCACGGTGATGTCGGAGTACATCGAACGCCTGACCCTCGACCACGACCCCACCTCCGCGCTCGCCCAGTTCGCCGACATGTGGCGGCACACCCTGCTCGACAGCGACTTCCGCGCCGGCTGCCCGGTCTTCGCGGCCGCCGTCGAAACCAACGACGACGCACCGGAATTCGCCCGCGCCGCCGCCGAATCCTTCGACCGCTGGCAACGTGCCCTGGCCGGCATGCTCGTGCGCGACGGCATCCCCGAAGCGCGCGCCGCCCGCCTCGCCACCCTCACCGTCACCTCGTTCGAAGGCGCGATCGCCCTCTGCCGGGCCCGCCACAGCCTGACCCCGCTCGACGACATCGTCGAAGAACTCCACGCCCTGCTGGTGAGCATCCGCCCCTCGGCGCCTGACGCCTGA
- a CDS encoding alpha/beta fold hydrolase codes for MEEFAFWRANGRRFTHCGHQIFYRDGGTGTDGTLLCVHGFPTASWDWHRLWSGLCDRFTRVLAPDMIGFGWSAKPRNYTYTIADQADLHEHLLREQGVDRFHILAHDYGDTVTQELLARDIERRAAGDDSLLIESVCLLNGGLFPETHRARPAQRLLAGPLGPLAGVFGTERVFTASLAAVFGPDTRPSEAEMNQFWLLWCSKHGKRNGHKLIRYMGERRRHRERWVGALRGTPAPTRLIDGVRDPVSGAHMVHRYRELLPNPDVVELDVGHYPQLEAPTETLTAFLDFHTHATK; via the coding sequence ATGGAGGAATTCGCGTTCTGGCGGGCCAACGGTCGCCGGTTCACCCACTGCGGCCACCAGATCTTCTATCGCGACGGCGGCACGGGGACCGACGGCACACTGCTCTGCGTCCACGGTTTCCCGACCGCGTCCTGGGACTGGCATCGGCTCTGGTCAGGGCTCTGCGACCGGTTCACCCGCGTGCTCGCACCGGACATGATCGGCTTCGGCTGGTCGGCCAAACCGCGCAACTACACCTACACGATCGCCGACCAGGCCGATCTGCACGAACACCTGCTGCGCGAACAAGGCGTCGACCGTTTCCACATCCTGGCCCACGACTACGGCGACACCGTAACCCAGGAGCTACTGGCCCGCGACATCGAGCGCCGTGCCGCCGGGGACGATTCACTGCTCATCGAATCGGTGTGCCTGCTCAACGGGGGACTGTTCCCCGAAACCCATCGCGCCCGCCCCGCGCAACGCCTGCTCGCCGGACCACTCGGACCGCTGGCCGGCGTCTTCGGCACCGAACGGGTCTTCACCGCCAGTCTCGCCGCGGTGTTCGGCCCCGACACCCGCCCCAGCGAGGCGGAAATGAACCAGTTCTGGTTGCTGTGGTGCAGCAAGCACGGCAAACGCAACGGACACAAACTGATCCGGTACATGGGTGAGCGGCGCAGACATCGGGAACGCTGGGTCGGCGCGCTGCGCGGCACCCCGGCCCCGACCCGGCTCATCGACGGCGTGCGCGACCCCGTCTCCGGCGCCCACATGGTCCACCGCTACCGCGAACTCCTCCCGAACCCCGACGTCGTCGAACTCGACGTGGGCCACTACCCCCAGCTCGAGGCCCCCACCGAGACCCTCACCGCCTTCCTCGACTTCCACACCCACGCAACGAAATAG
- a CDS encoding Na+/H+ antiporter, with product MHVAIGLVVLVASAAALAALARRFGVSEPLVLTLAGVAASYLPFVPEIHPDPEIILLGLLPPLLYTAAIRTSLVDFRANVRAIVSLSVGLVLFTTFAVATVVWWLLPVPFAVAVAVGAVVAPPDAVAATAVARRIGMPRQIVTLLEAESLFNDATALVALRTAIAASAGAVSVWTAGGDFLLAAGGGAAVGVAVAYLLALLRRRITDPVLDTTLSFLAPFAAYLPAEGIHASGVIAVVTCGMILGHGAPVWQSAASRIAERINWRTIQFILESSVFVIIGLQVRAILEGAWSSGLDHRTLVITALAVLVTTMLARPLWIFPWSLLVRRLGRSGAVPLRHSAVVSWAGMRGVVTLAAVLLLPEDTPQLPVLKLLALVVVAGTLLLQGTSLPWLVRLIRLRGPSHAEDALRKASLLQQATSAGLAALDRAVTADTPPEVVQQLRDRVAWKANAAWERLGRAESESATPTAEYRRLRLAMLAAERETVLRVRDSGTVDYEILQHVLARLDLEESIIDRYDEADDDRVEPLAVALSEDSCAHLRAAPLVLNPDKPDECAECRAEGSTWVHLRMCLACGHIGCCDSSPGNHATKHYTGSGHPVIRSVEPGEAWRWCYVDELLG from the coding sequence GTGCATGTCGCGATCGGTTTGGTGGTTCTCGTGGCGTCGGCGGCAGCGCTGGCGGCCTTGGCGCGCAGGTTCGGCGTGTCCGAACCGTTGGTCTTGACGCTGGCCGGAGTGGCGGCCTCGTATCTGCCGTTCGTGCCCGAGATCCATCCGGACCCGGAGATCATTCTGCTCGGCCTGCTGCCGCCGCTGCTGTACACGGCCGCGATCCGTACCTCGCTGGTCGACTTCCGCGCGAACGTGCGAGCGATCGTATCGCTGTCGGTGGGTCTGGTGCTGTTCACGACGTTCGCGGTGGCCACGGTGGTGTGGTGGCTGCTGCCGGTGCCGTTCGCGGTGGCGGTGGCCGTGGGCGCGGTGGTCGCCCCGCCGGACGCGGTCGCGGCCACCGCGGTGGCGCGCCGGATCGGGATGCCGCGTCAGATCGTCACCCTGCTGGAGGCGGAGTCGCTGTTCAACGACGCGACCGCGCTGGTGGCGTTGCGGACCGCGATCGCGGCGTCGGCGGGCGCGGTGTCGGTGTGGACCGCGGGCGGTGACTTCCTGCTCGCCGCCGGTGGTGGCGCGGCGGTGGGTGTGGCGGTCGCGTATCTGCTCGCACTGCTGCGCCGCCGGATCACCGACCCGGTACTGGACACCACGTTGTCGTTCCTCGCGCCGTTCGCCGCCTATCTGCCCGCCGAGGGCATCCACGCCTCCGGGGTGATCGCGGTCGTCACCTGCGGGATGATCCTGGGCCACGGCGCGCCGGTGTGGCAGAGCGCCGCCTCCCGGATCGCCGAACGCATCAATTGGCGCACCATCCAGTTCATTCTGGAGAGTTCGGTGTTCGTCATCATCGGCTTGCAGGTGCGCGCGATCCTCGAGGGCGCGTGGAGCAGCGGGCTCGATCACCGCACCCTGGTGATCACGGCGCTCGCCGTGCTGGTGACCACGATGCTGGCGCGGCCGCTGTGGATCTTCCCGTGGTCGTTGCTGGTTCGCCGGCTCGGCCGTTCCGGCGCGGTCCCGCTGCGGCATTCGGCGGTCGTGTCCTGGGCGGGCATGCGCGGGGTGGTCACTCTCGCCGCGGTGCTGTTGCTGCCCGAGGACACCCCGCAACTACCGGTGCTGAAGTTGCTCGCGCTGGTGGTGGTCGCGGGAACCCTGCTGCTGCAAGGTACTTCGCTGCCGTGGCTGGTGCGGCTGATCCGGTTGCGCGGTCCCAGCCACGCCGAGGACGCGCTGCGCAAAGCGAGTCTGCTGCAACAGGCCACCTCGGCGGGCCTGGCCGCGCTCGACCGCGCGGTCACCGCGGACACGCCGCCCGAGGTCGTGCAGCAGTTGCGTGATCGCGTCGCGTGGAAGGCCAACGCGGCGTGGGAGCGGTTGGGGCGCGCGGAATCCGAGTCGGCGACGCCCACCGCCGAATACCGCAGACTGCGCCTGGCGATGCTCGCCGCGGAACGCGAAACCGTCCTGCGCGTGCGCGATTCGGGCACCGTGGACTACGAGATCCTGCAGCACGTGCTGGCCCGGCTCGATCTGGAGGAGTCGATCATCGACCGGTACGACGAGGCCGACGACGACCGGGTCGAACCGCTCGCCGTCGCGCTGTCGGAGGACAGTTGCGCGCATCTGCGCGCCGCGCCGCTGGTGCTGAACCCAGACAAGCCCGACGAGTGCGCCGAATGCCGTGCCGAGGGATCGACCTGGGT